The following coding sequences lie in one Streptomyces venezuelae genomic window:
- the argJ gene encoding bifunctional glutamate N-acetyltransferase/amino-acid acetyltransferase ArgJ, with translation MSVTAARGFAASGVSAGIKDSGAPDLALVVNRGPSDAAAAVFTSNRVQAAPVRWSRRVTGDGALAAVVLNSGGANACTGPAGEDDARAMAERTARALCVAEQVAVCSTGLIGVRLPMDRVTAGIDTAAAELSEDGGESAAIAIKTTDSVHKTAVASGPGWTVGGMAKGAGMLAPGLATMLVVLTTDADVSAPALDSALREAVRTTFDRVDSDGCMSTNDTVLLLASGASGVRPDPAGFAEAVHGVCLDLALRLVADAEGASKEIEVRVVGAASEPDAVTVGRSIARNNLLKCALHGEDPNWGRVLSAIGTTSAVFDPDRIDVSINGVRVCRDGAAGEPRDKVDLSGREVTVTVDLRSGDASATIWTNDLTAAYVHENSAYSS, from the coding sequence GTGAGCGTGACCGCTGCCCGTGGATTCGCCGCGAGCGGGGTGTCCGCGGGGATCAAGGACTCCGGCGCCCCCGACCTGGCACTCGTGGTGAACCGCGGCCCGTCGGACGCGGCGGCCGCGGTGTTCACCTCCAACCGGGTGCAGGCCGCGCCCGTGCGCTGGTCGCGGCGCGTGACCGGCGACGGTGCGCTGGCCGCCGTCGTCCTCAACTCCGGGGGCGCCAACGCCTGTACGGGTCCCGCGGGTGAGGACGACGCCCGCGCGATGGCCGAGCGCACCGCCCGAGCCCTCTGCGTGGCCGAGCAGGTCGCGGTCTGCTCCACCGGGCTCATCGGTGTCCGGCTGCCCATGGACCGGGTGACGGCGGGCATCGACACCGCCGCCGCGGAGCTGTCGGAGGACGGCGGCGAGTCCGCGGCGATCGCGATCAAGACGACCGACTCGGTGCACAAGACGGCGGTCGCGTCCGGTCCCGGCTGGACGGTGGGCGGTATGGCGAAGGGCGCGGGCATGCTGGCCCCCGGCCTCGCGACGATGCTCGTGGTCCTCACCACGGACGCCGACGTCAGCGCCCCGGCGCTCGACTCCGCGCTCCGGGAAGCGGTGCGCACCACCTTCGACCGGGTGGACTCGGACGGCTGCATGTCCACCAACGACACCGTGCTGCTGCTGGCTTCGGGCGCCTCGGGGGTGCGGCCGGACCCGGCCGGGTTCGCGGAGGCCGTGCACGGCGTCTGTCTCGACCTGGCGCTCCGGCTCGTCGCGGACGCGGAGGGCGCGTCGAAGGAGATCGAGGTGCGGGTGGTCGGCGCGGCCTCGGAGCCGGACGCCGTGACCGTGGGACGGTCGATCGCCCGCAACAACCTCCTCAAGTGCGCCCTGCACGGCGAGGATCCGAACTGGGGCCGGGTGCTGTCGGCGATCGGCACGACCTCCGCGGTCTTCGATCCGGACCGCATCGACGTATCCATCAACGGCGTACGCGTGTGCAGGGACGGTGCGGCCGGGGAGCCGCGGGACAAGGTGGACCTCTCGGGGCGCGAGGTGACGGTCACCGTCGACCTGCGCTCCGGGGATGCGTCGGCGACGATCTGGACGAATGATCTGACCGCTGCGTACGTCCACGAGAACAGCGCGTACAGCTCGTGA
- a CDS encoding glycogen debranching N-terminal domain-containing protein, with amino-acid sequence MSLPAPSSVGRPPSSRPTRPSPPTPPPSPSSSPAVAPEPRRVRELPPAHTALICVALPALAISTDQGQLTGRGLEGFYRAGRRTLSRCQVRVAGRDPVAVQARMLSADSARFVATLRLSTDGGPDPEVVVERIRHADGTERITLHSASGRPLRLPLEVALGTDLAEVGAVASGRAGPELPASVHDSGMRWSSAAAHCVVTADPAPADALASAGLLRWEVDLPPGTSRSVELRVRPDGAGPVRAAGRGAMRPANGARATGDDPRVQPLLARSVEDLQALLLRDPGHPSDMYPAAGAPWRCGLAPAEALAAARMALPLGTRIAAGTLRTLARGQLGGPGSRSGLIPGPLRDAGPHLPPGCTGTEATLLFPVLLAEARRWGLSAQEVEELLPAAERCLRWLHTAIGDGVFLSDVHRSGVARAEVQAHAHRAALLGADLLAAHGRADSLGLRQWAARLRSAFQEQFWVDDRAGGRPAAARLADGRLVPHLTAGAAHLLDTGLLGLGTLAPGLLDKVRTEQLARLFGGPVMDSGWGLRSLGAKEVAYNPFGHRGGAVRVHETAVALTGLAAAGYEKEASSLLRGLLSAAECFGHRLPEMYAGEQRTEGAAPLPHPAACRPAATAAAAGVHVLTALAGIRPDAPAGTVKLAPMRSAPLGELGLSGLSVAGAPFSVRVSRLGLAMVEEAADRLQLGV; translated from the coding sequence ATGTCTCTTCCCGCCCCGTCTTCTGTCGGACGACCCCCGTCGTCCCGGCCTACACGCCCGTCGCCGCCCACACCCCCGCCCTCACCCTCATCCTCACCGGCCGTGGCGCCTGAGCCGCGCCGTGTCCGCGAACTCCCGCCCGCGCACACCGCACTGATCTGCGTCGCCCTGCCCGCCCTCGCGATCTCGACCGACCAGGGGCAGCTGACCGGCCGAGGTCTGGAGGGCTTCTACCGCGCGGGTCGCCGGACCCTGTCCCGCTGCCAGGTACGGGTGGCGGGGCGGGACCCGGTCGCCGTACAGGCGCGCATGCTCTCCGCGGACAGCGCCCGGTTCGTCGCGACGCTCCGGCTGTCGACGGACGGCGGTCCCGACCCGGAGGTCGTCGTCGAGCGGATCCGGCACGCGGACGGCACGGAGCGGATCACCTTGCACAGTGCGTCGGGGCGGCCCCTGCGGCTGCCCCTCGAGGTCGCGCTCGGCACGGACCTCGCGGAGGTGGGCGCGGTCGCCTCGGGCCGGGCTGGACCCGAACTGCCCGCCAGCGTGCACGACTCCGGCATGCGGTGGTCCTCCGCCGCGGCCCACTGCGTCGTCACGGCCGACCCCGCGCCCGCGGACGCCCTGGCCTCCGCGGGACTGCTGCGCTGGGAGGTGGACCTGCCGCCGGGCACCTCCCGAAGCGTAGAACTCAGGGTGCGGCCCGACGGCGCGGGACCGGTCCGCGCCGCGGGACGCGGTGCGATGCGCCCGGCCAACGGGGCACGGGCGACCGGCGACGACCCGAGGGTCCAGCCGCTCCTCGCCCGCTCCGTCGAGGATCTGCAGGCACTGCTGCTCCGGGATCCCGGGCATCCGTCCGACATGTATCCGGCCGCGGGCGCGCCGTGGCGCTGCGGACTCGCACCGGCCGAGGCGCTGGCCGCCGCCCGTATGGCACTGCCGCTCGGCACCCGTATCGCCGCGGGCACGCTGCGCACGCTGGCCCGCGGCCAGCTCGGGGGCCCGGGGTCCCGGTCGGGCCTGATCCCGGGTCCGCTGCGTGACGCGGGCCCCCATCTGCCGCCCGGTTGCACGGGCACCGAGGCGACCCTGCTCTTCCCGGTGCTGCTCGCGGAAGCCCGGCGCTGGGGGCTTTCCGCGCAGGAGGTCGAGGAGCTGCTGCCCGCGGCGGAACGGTGCCTGCGATGGCTGCACACCGCCATCGGTGACGGCGTCTTCTTGTCCGACGTCCACCGGTCGGGGGTCGCGCGCGCCGAGGTCCAGGCGCACGCGCATCGAGCGGCGCTGCTCGGCGCGGACCTGCTCGCCGCGCACGGCCGCGCGGATTCCCTGGGGCTGCGCCAGTGGGCGGCCCGGTTGCGGTCCGCCTTCCAGGAACAGTTCTGGGTGGACGACCGGGCGGGTGGCAGGCCGGCCGCCGCGCGTCTGGCCGACGGAAGGCTCGTGCCGCACCTCACCGCAGGCGCGGCCCACCTCCTGGACACCGGTCTGCTCGGCTTGGGCACGCTCGCCCCAGGACTGCTCGACAAGGTCAGGACCGAGCAGCTCGCCCGGCTCTTCGGCGGGCCCGTCATGGACTCCGGCTGGGGGCTGCGCAGCCTGGGGGCGAAGGAAGTCGCGTACAACCCGTTCGGGCACAGGGGTGGGGCGGTCCGCGTGCACGAGACGGCGGTCGCCCTCACCGGGCTCGCGGCTGCCGGGTACGAGAAGGAGGCGAGCTCGCTCCTGCGCGGCCTGTTGTCCGCTGCCGAGTGCTTCGGCCACCGGCTGCCCGAGATGTACGCGGGGGAGCAGCGCACGGAAGGCGCGGCTCCGCTGCCGCACCCGGCGGCCTGCCGCCCGGCCGCCACCGCCGCGGCCGCAGGGGTGCACGTCCTCACCGCGCTCGCCGGGATCCGGCCGGACGCACCCGCGGGCACGGTGAAGCTCGCTCCGATGCGCAGCGCCCCGCTGGGCGAGCTGGGTCTCAGCGGGCTGAGCGTCGCCGGAGCACCGTTCTCCGTACGGGTGAGCCGGCTCGGCCTCGCCATGGTCGAGGAGGCGGCCGACAGGCTGCAGTTGGGGGTATGA
- a CDS encoding GNAT family N-acetyltransferase, with translation MITATPRPAPLRELPAHEFSAGAPSRVPVVRPARAEDAAELAALSRPFVRSGALRERPASVYADHAADFLVMAEPGGTLEGCVGLRVHPADPAEGRGPAGVLYNFCVAGHRQGRGVGAGLMRAVLAVARAKSLGALFTATTGGGDLFLRYGFAPAAVRTAPSAWAGSLDPRRNARILARSL, from the coding sequence TTGATCACGGCTACGCCGCGCCCTGCCCCGCTGCGCGAACTCCCCGCGCACGAATTCTCCGCGGGAGCACCCTCCAGGGTGCCCGTCGTGCGCCCGGCCCGTGCGGAGGACGCCGCCGAACTCGCCGCCCTCTCCCGGCCCTTCGTGCGCTCCGGTGCGCTGCGCGAGAGGCCCGCGTCGGTCTACGCCGACCATGCCGCCGACTTCCTCGTCATGGCCGAACCCGGTGGCACCCTCGAAGGCTGCGTGGGCCTGCGGGTGCATCCGGCCGACCCGGCGGAGGGCCGTGGCCCCGCGGGCGTTCTCTACAACTTCTGCGTGGCAGGGCACCGGCAGGGCCGCGGCGTGGGCGCCGGGCTCATGCGCGCCGTACTGGCCGTCGCTCGCGCCAAGTCGCTCGGGGCGCTCTTCACGGCGACGACCGGCGGGGGAGACCTGTTCCTCCGGTACGGGTTCGCCCCCGCGGCCGTGCGGACGGCGCCGTCGGCGTGGGCGGGCTCCCTCGACCCGCGGCGCAACGCGCGGATTCTCGCCAGGAGTCTGTGA
- the helR gene encoding RNA polymerase recycling motor ATPase HelR, whose protein sequence is MTSSSAFNLPANLSPKAEPALIARDERHFAAIAECLDQTVAELSDRLDTLRKAPGGIGREAMDRDSEIHRVSSRLRALRRFGLDLCLGRVDVVDVKNDKNDKDGKDGTDAEPLYIGRLGLTDSEGRRLLVDWRSPAAEPFFAATHANPMGLASRRRYRWTGGRISDYWDEVFTADGLEHHAALDDQSAFIASLGGNRSARMRDVLGTIQSDQDAIIRAGSRGALVVDGGPGTGKTVVALHRSAYLLYSDPRLGRHRRGGGVLFVGPHEPYLGYVADVLPSLGEEGVQTCTLRDLVPEGAAAVPESDPDVARLKSTADMVRAIEKAVRFYEEPPTDAYTVSTPWADVRVSADDWAEAFRAPGPGTPHNEARELIWEELATILMDKLGLDEDMETHDGDVSAETFLRALRQDRELVTTLHRAWPLIDAADLVSDLWTVPAYLRMCAPLLDRDEVARLQRKEAPQAWTVSDLPLLDAARQRLGDPEAARRKRRHDAAVAAERERMSGVIDEILSAADFSSAGDDSEGAVRMLRGKDLQDTLIDGSALPAEDPDRLAGPFVHVVVDEAQELTDAEWQMLLLRCPSRSFTVVGDRAQARHGFTESWEERLARAGIDRVTMAALSINYRTPEEVMAEAEPVIRAEIPDANVPTSIRSSGIPVAHGSVAELDSVLGTWLDEHADGVACVIGDRAFHEKFRERYQVPSRVRSLTPELSKGLEFDLVVLVDPETFGEGVEGAVDRYVAMTRATRQLVVLTSS, encoded by the coding sequence CTGACCAGCAGCAGCGCGTTCAACCTGCCCGCCAATCTCTCGCCCAAGGCCGAGCCGGCGCTGATCGCCCGCGACGAGCGGCACTTCGCGGCGATCGCGGAGTGTCTCGACCAGACCGTCGCCGAGCTCTCCGACCGTCTCGACACCCTCCGCAAGGCGCCCGGCGGCATCGGCCGGGAGGCCATGGACCGTGACTCGGAGATCCACCGGGTGAGCAGCCGGCTGCGCGCCCTGCGCCGTTTCGGTCTCGACCTCTGCCTGGGACGCGTCGACGTCGTGGACGTCAAGAACGACAAGAACGACAAGGACGGCAAGGACGGCACCGACGCCGAACCCCTGTACATCGGCCGTCTCGGCCTCACCGACAGCGAGGGCCGCCGACTGCTCGTCGACTGGCGTTCGCCCGCCGCCGAACCGTTCTTCGCGGCGACCCACGCCAACCCGATGGGGCTGGCGAGCCGCCGCAGGTACCGCTGGACCGGCGGCCGGATCAGCGACTACTGGGACGAGGTCTTCACCGCGGACGGCCTCGAACACCACGCCGCGCTGGACGACCAGTCCGCCTTCATCGCCAGCCTGGGCGGCAACCGTTCGGCCCGGATGCGCGACGTGCTCGGCACCATCCAGTCCGACCAGGACGCGATCATCCGCGCGGGCTCACGCGGGGCGCTCGTCGTCGACGGCGGGCCCGGCACGGGCAAGACCGTCGTCGCCCTGCACCGTTCCGCGTACCTGCTCTACTCCGACCCCCGGCTCGGCCGGCATCGCCGCGGCGGCGGAGTGCTCTTCGTCGGTCCGCACGAGCCCTACCTGGGGTACGTCGCCGACGTCCTGCCCAGCCTCGGCGAGGAGGGCGTACAGACCTGCACCTTGCGCGACCTGGTCCCCGAGGGCGCAGCGGCCGTCCCCGAGAGCGACCCGGACGTGGCACGCCTGAAGTCGACCGCGGACATGGTGCGGGCGATCGAGAAGGCCGTCCGGTTCTACGAGGAGCCGCCCACGGACGCGTACACGGTCTCCACGCCCTGGGCCGACGTCCGGGTGAGCGCCGACGACTGGGCCGAGGCCTTCCGGGCGCCGGGCCCCGGCACCCCGCACAACGAGGCGCGGGAGCTGATCTGGGAGGAGCTGGCCACGATCCTCATGGACAAGCTCGGCCTGGACGAGGACATGGAGACGCACGACGGCGATGTCTCCGCCGAGACGTTCCTGCGGGCGCTGCGCCAGGACAGGGAGCTGGTCACGACGCTCCACCGCGCGTGGCCTCTGATCGACGCCGCGGACCTCGTGTCCGACCTGTGGACGGTCCCCGCGTACCTGCGGATGTGCGCGCCCCTGCTCGACCGGGACGAGGTCGCGCGGCTGCAGCGCAAGGAAGCCCCGCAGGCCTGGACCGTGTCCGATCTGCCGCTCCTGGACGCCGCGCGGCAGCGGCTCGGCGACCCGGAGGCGGCGCGGCGCAAGCGGCGCCACGATGCCGCCGTCGCCGCCGAACGCGAGCGCATGTCCGGTGTCATCGACGAGATCCTCTCGGCCGCCGACTTCTCCTCGGCCGGTGACGACAGCGAGGGCGCGGTGCGGATGCTGCGCGGCAAGGACCTCCAGGACACGCTGATCGACGGGAGCGCGCTGCCCGCGGAGGACCCGGACCGGCTCGCGGGGCCGTTCGTGCACGTCGTCGTGGACGAGGCGCAGGAACTGACCGACGCTGAGTGGCAGATGCTGTTGCTGCGCTGCCCGTCGCGGAGTTTCACCGTCGTCGGCGACCGCGCCCAGGCGAGGCACGGCTTCACCGAGTCGTGGGAGGAGCGGCTCGCGCGGGCCGGGATCGACCGGGTCACCATGGCCGCCCTCAGCATCAACTACCGCACGCCCGAAGAGGTCATGGCGGAGGCCGAGCCGGTCATCCGTGCCGAGATCCCCGACGCCAACGTCCCGACGTCCATCCGCAGCAGCGGCATTCCCGTCGCCCACGGGTCGGTCGCCGAACTGGACTCGGTCCTCGGCACCTGGCTCGACGAGCACGCCGACGGCGTCGCCTGCGTCATCGGCGACCGGGCCTTCCACGAGAAGTTCCGGGAGCGGTACCAGGTCCCGTCGCGCGTACGGTCCCTCACCCCGGAGCTGTCGAAGGGGCTCGAGTTCGACCTGGTCGTCCTCGTCGACCCGGAGACGTTCGGCGAGGGCGTCGAAGGCGCGGTCGACCGCTATGTGGCGATGACCCGCGCGACGCGGCAACTCGTGGTCCTCACGAGCTCCTAG
- the argC gene encoding N-acetyl-gamma-glutamyl-phosphate reductase yields the protein MTVRAAVAGASGYAGGELLRLLVSHPEVEIGAVTAHSSAGRRLGDVQPHLAALADRILLETSAESLRGHDVVFLALPHGRSAALAQQLEPGTLVVDCGADFRLRDAEDWQRFYGSPHAGTWPYGLPELPGARGELKGTDRIAVPGCYPTAVTLALFPAFLAGLVEPEAVVVAASGTSGAGRVAKPHLVGSEVMGSMTPYGVGGGHRHTPELVQNLSRVAGERVSVSFTPTLAPMPRGILATCSARLRPHAAPDDVHPPDDVNTPTAVHALEHAVRSAYETAYADEPFVRLLPPGTWPSTSAVLGSNTAQVQVTVDAAAGRLVCVSTIDNLTKGTAGGAVQSMNIALGLPEGTGLPVNGVAP from the coding sequence ATGACAGTACGGGCCGCGGTGGCCGGAGCCAGTGGCTATGCCGGCGGGGAGCTCCTCCGTCTGCTGGTGTCGCATCCGGAGGTCGAGATCGGCGCGGTGACCGCGCACAGCAGCGCGGGGCGGCGACTCGGCGACGTACAGCCGCACTTGGCCGCTCTCGCCGACCGGATCCTCCTGGAGACGTCGGCGGAGTCCCTGCGGGGACACGACGTCGTGTTCCTCGCACTGCCGCACGGCCGGTCCGCCGCGCTGGCACAGCAGTTGGAACCCGGCACCCTCGTCGTCGACTGCGGCGCCGACTTCCGGCTGCGCGACGCGGAGGACTGGCAGCGCTTCTACGGCTCCCCGCACGCCGGTACGTGGCCCTACGGGCTGCCCGAACTGCCCGGCGCCCGGGGCGAGCTGAAGGGGACCGACCGTATCGCCGTGCCCGGCTGCTACCCGACGGCGGTGACCCTCGCCCTCTTCCCGGCCTTCCTGGCGGGGCTCGTCGAGCCGGAGGCCGTCGTCGTCGCGGCCAGTGGCACGTCGGGGGCGGGCCGGGTGGCCAAGCCGCATCTCGTCGGTTCCGAGGTCATGGGTTCGATGACGCCCTACGGAGTCGGCGGCGGCCACCGGCACACGCCCGAGCTGGTGCAGAACCTGTCCCGCGTCGCGGGCGAGCGCGTGAGCGTGTCCTTCACACCGACCCTCGCACCGATGCCGCGCGGCATCCTCGCCACCTGCTCGGCACGCCTGCGCCCCCACGCCGCCCCGGACGACGTACATCCCCCGGACGACGTCAACACCCCGACCGCCGTACACGCCCTGGAGCACGCGGTGCGTTCCGCGTACGAGACCGCCTATGCCGACGAACCCTTCGTACGCCTTCTGCCGCCCGGCACCTGGCCCTCCACCTCCGCCGTCCTCGGGTCCAACACCGCCCAGGTGCAGGTGACCGTGGACGCGGCCGCCGGGCGGCTCGTGTGCGTCAGCACGATAGACAACCTGACCAAGGGCACCGCCGGTGGTGCGGTGCAGAGCATGAACATCGCACTCGGACTCCCCGAAGGGACGGGGCTGCCCGTGAATGGAGTGGCTCCGTGA
- the argB gene encoding acetylglutamate kinase → MRGSVVVVKFGGHAMVDADLQRAFAQDVVELWRAGLRPVVVHGGGPQINAMLDRLGLETRFAAGLRVTTPETMEVVRMVLTGRVQRELVGHINAHGPFAVGMTGEDAHTMTAVRRAAWVDDRPVDIGLVGDVVKVNPGTVRTLLEQGHIPVVSPVARGEDGQVYNVNADLAASALAVALDAERLVMLTDVEGLYADWPRSTEVIERLTADELDELLPGLASGMLPKMEGCLRAVRGGVRMAHVLDGRVRHAVLSGVLGETSPGTTVVLDEVVERDESAEHDECTV, encoded by the coding sequence ATGCGAGGCAGCGTCGTCGTCGTCAAGTTCGGTGGGCACGCCATGGTGGACGCGGATCTGCAGCGGGCGTTCGCCCAGGACGTCGTGGAGCTGTGGCGGGCCGGTCTGCGCCCCGTCGTCGTCCACGGAGGCGGGCCGCAGATCAACGCGATGCTCGACCGGCTCGGCCTGGAGACGCGGTTCGCGGCGGGCCTGCGGGTGACCACTCCGGAGACGATGGAGGTGGTCCGCATGGTGCTGACCGGCCGGGTCCAGCGCGAACTGGTCGGCCACATCAACGCGCACGGCCCCTTCGCCGTCGGCATGACGGGCGAGGACGCACACACGATGACGGCCGTACGGCGGGCCGCCTGGGTGGACGACCGGCCGGTGGACATAGGTCTCGTCGGAGACGTCGTGAAGGTGAATCCGGGGACAGTGCGCACGCTCCTGGAGCAGGGCCACATCCCCGTCGTCTCCCCCGTGGCACGCGGCGAGGACGGCCAGGTCTACAACGTCAACGCCGACCTCGCCGCGTCGGCGCTCGCCGTGGCCCTCGACGCCGAACGCCTCGTGATGCTCACGGATGTCGAGGGTCTGTACGCGGACTGGCCGCGCAGCACCGAGGTGATCGAGCGCCTCACGGCCGACGAGCTGGACGAGCTGCTGCCGGGGCTCGCCAGCGGGATGCTGCCGAAGATGGAGGGTTGCCTGCGGGCCGTCCGCGGCGGTGTGCGCATGGCGCACGTGCTCGACGGCCGGGTGCGGCACGCGGTGCTGAGCGGCGTACTCGGCGAGACGAGTCCCGGCACGACCGTGGTGCTCGACGAGGTCGTCGAGCGTGATGAGAGCGCCGAACACGACGAGTGCACCGTCTGA
- a CDS encoding DUF4192 domain-containing protein codes for MTNHSEAAGQFEPDSSVHADSVVARPGNAGDPFGQPVVTLRTPAELADALPYLLGFRPEESIVLIALHGERGRFGGRVRLGVPERAEDWPCVAEQLAQCLVGGSARRGERPDGIVAFLCQDPVGAETGRQVVERLRPLAQELRTACGRLDVPVFEVVCISQDRFWTYCCPDVRCCPPEGIPLLRPGTSVLAAAATYMGVRATATQSEIRGRLTPWETAAAADQERALDAASVELLPRMLREAECDGDRDTDSREVSDETSREVCDEEQGVGVASETLDLARRIMARLEAAPPAPGDILDADNRDDELIAHDEAAALIFGLQVRTTRDRAAEWMEGSEGPPALRLWRALSRRCVGAYAEYAAAPLALAGWVAWSLGDLAEGQEALDMALVADPRYAFALLLNQACNDDLDPESIRRCLRRKREARDDVAPRRRRRRRTRTASEASRRTASEASRAPGSPARGPQQGRRPGRRIAKDTR; via the coding sequence ATGACGAACCACAGCGAAGCAGCGGGTCAGTTCGAGCCCGACAGTTCCGTCCATGCCGACAGCGTCGTCGCCCGCCCCGGGAACGCGGGCGACCCGTTCGGGCAGCCGGTGGTCACGCTCCGCACGCCGGCCGAACTGGCGGACGCGTTGCCGTACTTGCTCGGGTTCAGGCCCGAGGAGAGCATCGTGCTCATCGCCCTGCACGGAGAGCGGGGCCGGTTCGGCGGCCGCGTGCGCCTCGGCGTTCCCGAGCGGGCGGAGGACTGGCCGTGCGTCGCGGAGCAGCTGGCCCAGTGCCTGGTGGGCGGCTCCGCGCGGAGGGGCGAGCGGCCCGACGGCATCGTCGCGTTCCTCTGCCAGGATCCCGTCGGCGCGGAGACGGGACGGCAGGTCGTGGAGCGGCTGCGCCCGCTGGCGCAGGAGCTGCGCACGGCGTGCGGCCGCCTGGACGTGCCCGTCTTCGAGGTCGTGTGCATCTCGCAGGACCGCTTCTGGACCTACTGCTGCCCGGACGTCCGCTGCTGTCCGCCGGAAGGCATCCCCCTGCTCAGGCCGGGCACCTCGGTCCTGGCCGCCGCGGCGACGTACATGGGGGTGCGGGCCACCGCCACGCAGAGCGAGATCCGGGGACGGCTCACCCCGTGGGAGACCGCGGCGGCTGCGGATCAGGAGCGAGCGCTCGACGCGGCGAGCGTCGAACTGCTTCCCAGGATGCTGCGCGAAGCGGAATGCGACGGGGACCGTGACACGGACTCGCGCGAGGTGAGCGACGAGACGAGCCGCGAGGTGTGCGACGAAGAACAGGGCGTCGGCGTCGCCTCGGAGACGCTCGACCTGGCGCGCCGGATCATGGCGCGTCTCGAAGCGGCGCCCCCGGCACCCGGCGACATCCTCGACGCCGACAACAGGGACGACGAACTGATCGCGCACGACGAGGCGGCCGCGCTCATCTTCGGGCTCCAGGTCCGCACGACCCGAGACCGCGCGGCGGAGTGGATGGAGGGGAGCGAGGGGCCGCCCGCGCTGCGCCTCTGGAGGGCCCTGTCCCGGCGCTGCGTCGGGGCGTACGCGGAGTACGCCGCCGCGCCACTCGCCCTCGCCGGCTGGGTCGCCTGGTCGCTCGGCGACCTCGCGGAAGGTCAGGAGGCCCTGGACATGGCGCTGGTCGCCGACCCCCGGTACGCCTTCGCGCTGCTCCTCAACCAGGCCTGCAACGACGACCTGGACCCCGAGTCGATCCGCCGCTGCCTGCGACGGAAGCGCGAGGCCCGCGACGACGTCGCACCTCGGCGCCGCCGTCGCCGTCGGACGCGTACGGCGAGCGAGGCTTCCCGGCGCACCGCGAGCGAGGCTTCCCGGGCGCCCGGGAGCCCGGCCAGGGGCCCGCAGCAAGGCCGCCGCCCGGGCCGCCGCATCGCGAAGGACACCCGATGA
- a CDS encoding NUDIX hydrolase, protein MSPYDPSAFPPFAVTVDLVVLTVRRHALCALAVRRGEQPFQGRWALPGGFVRADEDLSSAAARELSEETGLCAHAPDAPAQANGAHLEQLGTYGDPKRDPRMRVVSVAHLALAPDLPAPRAGGDANSARWAPVEALLKQGGYGRDDEQAAPLAFDHAQILADGVERARSKIEYSSLATAFCPPEFTVGELRRVYEAVWGVVLDPRNFHRKVTGTPGFLVPTGGTTTRQGGRPAQLFRAGGATLLNPPMLRPEV, encoded by the coding sequence ATGTCGCCCTACGACCCGTCGGCCTTCCCGCCCTTCGCTGTCACCGTCGACCTGGTCGTGCTGACCGTGCGCCGGCACGCGCTCTGTGCGCTGGCCGTGCGGCGCGGCGAGCAGCCGTTCCAGGGACGTTGGGCGCTGCCCGGAGGGTTCGTACGCGCGGATGAGGACCTGTCGTCGGCGGCGGCGCGTGAACTGAGCGAGGAGACGGGCCTGTGCGCGCACGCGCCCGACGCCCCGGCGCAGGCCAACGGAGCGCACCTCGAACAGCTCGGCACGTACGGCGACCCGAAGCGCGACCCCCGTATGCGTGTGGTCAGCGTCGCCCACCTCGCGCTCGCCCCGGACCTGCCGGCGCCGCGCGCCGGTGGCGACGCGAACAGCGCCCGCTGGGCCCCGGTTGAGGCCCTGCTCAAGCAGGGTGGCTACGGCCGCGACGACGAACAGGCCGCCCCCCTGGCCTTCGACCACGCCCAGATCCTCGCGGACGGCGTCGAGCGCGCCCGCTCCAAGATCGAGTATTCCTCGCTGGCCACGGCCTTCTGCCCGCCGGAGTTCACCGTCGGCGAGCTGCGGCGCGTGTACGAAGCCGTCTGGGGCGTCGTCCTCGACCCGCGCAACTTCCACCGCAAGGTCACCGGCACCCCGGGCTTCCTCGTGCCCACCGGCGGGACCACCACCCGCCAGGGCGGACGCCCCGCCCAACTGTTCCGCGCGGGCGGCGCCACGCTCCTCAACCCACCGATGCTGCGCCCCGAGGTCTGA